The Paenibacillus sp. RC334 nucleotide sequence GCCGAAATGACCGTATCTGTCGCATCTGCCAGCGCCTTGCCAACCACCGGAACAAAACTGCCTGTAATATACTTGGCCGTGCGGATCGTTAATCCGTCAGTTACAGACGACGTCAAGCCCTGTACGGAAATGACACCCAGAAAAATGGTCAAAAGCACCCCCAGCACCCCCACTCCGGCGTTACGCAGCAGATCGGCTAACTGGGTCAGCTTGTATTTGCCTGTCAGTGAGTTGACCAGATACAACACCGCCGAGAAGAACAGCAGCGGGAACACCAGCGTATGAATGACCGTCCCGACCGTGTTGATCATAAATACAATCAGCGGGTGGGTGACCGAAACCGTTACGACGTTGCCCATCGAAGCCAGCATGGTAAACAGCAGGGGCAGCATCGCCATCATAAACTGAATCATGCTGTCAATGGCTTCCTTTGCATAACCGATCGCTACACTAAAGCTGTTAATCGCCAGGATGATAATGACCATGTAGACAATGGCGTAGGCGACTTTGCTGACCTGATTACTTTCAAAAGCACTTTGCAGAGTTTCCAGCACCATACTCATAATGCTGAGCATGACAATGGTGACGAGCAGCTTGGCATTCACCCGAATTTCGTGGATGAAAAAGTCGGCTATGGCGCTCAATACACCTTTAATGCTGAACCCTTCACCGCCCGGAAGCAGCATATCCATGAAGGAAGGCGTTTTCTGATCAGGGAAAAATCCGCCATATTGCTGCATCAGCCCGTCCCAATAATGCTCTACCTCATCTTTGGGCATCTGCTCCGCCTGTTGTCTGATCCATTCATTCGCAGGTGTATCTGCAAACATGACCACAGCCGAGGCACACCAGAGACATAGCAGCAAAATGGCAACCACTTTGAGATTCGGCATGCCCTCCAGCCTTTTCATGGCATCACCCCCTCAGGCGGGCATCAGCTTCAGAATCGTGTCAATGATAATGCTGATAATCGGGATCGCCAGCACCATAATGAGCACCTTTCCTGTAAGCTCAATTTTGGAGGCAATCCCGTCTTGTCCCGCATCCCGAACCACCTGCGCTCCAAATTCGGCAATATAAGCGATACCGATAATTTTCAGCACGGTTTTAAAATAAATCATATCCATGCCAGATGACCTTGCCAGACGCTCCAGCACAGCAACTACGGACCCAATCTTGCCAATCAACAGTAAAAAAATGACGATTCCCGCGGCTGTCGCAATCAGAAAAGCAAACATCGGCTTCTGTTCCTTAATGACCAAAATAAGAACTGTGGCAATCAGGGCGAAGCCGACCACCTGAATGATTTCCATGTGTCCACCTACTGAAAAAGAAAGATAGATTTGATCTCTTGCAGAAGGTTATCCAGCATTCGTACCACCATGAACAGCACCACAACAAAGCCGATGACCGTTACCCAGTGGGCCATGTCTTCTTTGCCCATTTGCTTGAGTACGGTATGAATCATGGCGATAATAATGCCAATTCCGGCAATCTGAAAAATAGCGTTCACTTCTAAATTCATTCGAGCACCCCGCTAATAGATCAAAATGACGATCAATGCTCCGATCAGCAGTCCCAGGCTTCTGCTCATGCGCTCGTATCTCACCTGATCCGCCTGCGCCTGCGCTTCCTCATGGGATAGCTGCTGGATGGTTAGCGCAATGTGCTTGATCTGGTCTTCACGGTCGCTGGTTCCGAGACTGTAAGCAAGCTGCCGCATCGCTTCCTTCTCGGCCTGCTGCATACTGGAGCGGCTCCACGAGGCTTCAATCGCTTTATGCAGGCTTTCTCTGGCGGTCAGCCCAAAGGAGGGGTGCATCCAGTGTGAGGCTTGCTTGAACAAGGTTCGCAGCGGCTCCCGCAACGGCTCTCCCGTCTTGGCAAAAGCATCCGGTAGCGGTGACACCCCGTAGGAAACCTCGGTGGTCAGCCTTTGCAGCGCGAGAATCAGCTCTCTGATCTGCCGCGGCCTCAGCGCAAACTGCCTTGCCCGCTGCCAGCCAGCCAGCGTAGCGGCGAGTATAACCAACGCGGCACCCAGCAGCTTAAGCATAAGATATGCCTCCGTTCTGCCCTTCCCCAGACAGTGTCAGCCTGCGCTGTTTGGCATCTGCCAGCCGGAAGGAGACGCCCCGGCTCGTCCGCTCCAGCATGACGTAGAGCTGAAACAGCTCCTGTCCTGTAGTCAATCCGGCAAAAGCAGGCCGGGTCGCCATTTCAGCCACATCACGTCCATGTGCGGAAGCAATGACTGCGATCCCCGCATGAAGCGCTTCACGCACCGCTTCGGCATCCTCAGGTCGGCCGATTTCATCGACGATCAGCACATCTGGCGACATGGAACGAATCATCATCATCATGCCTTCTGCTTTCGGACATCCATCCAATACGTCGGTTCGAGGTCCAACATCAAAACCGGGAATGCCCTTGTGACTGCCGGCAATCTCCGAACGTTCATCTATAATGCCTACTTTGAGCCCGCTTCGACGCCCCCCATTGCTTTCCAGCCCCCCGTAGCTTAGTTGCCGGGCCAAGTCCCTAAGCAGTGTTGTTTTGCCATGCTGAGGCGGGGACAAGATGAGGGTATGAAGGATTTTACCGGATTTTCGATCCGCTACATAAGGCAATATGCGATCAGCTATACCGGGAATCGCCCGGGCAATTCTTACATTAAAGCTGCTTATATCCCTCAAATGCTCCACTCGCCCCCTGCTAAGCACCGTTCTCCCCGCCAACCCGATCCGGTGACCCCCGGGAATGGTAATAAACCCTTTGCGAAGCTCCTCCTCCATGGTGTACAGGGAATGATTGCTGATAAAATCCAGCAAACGGTGGGCATCCTCCCGGTCCGGCTTATAGGCTTCCATATGGTTCAAAGTCAGCCGACCGGCGGACGTTACAAAATGGTGTTCACCATTTGTATTAATTTCCAGCGGCCTTCCTTCCCGGACCCGAATTTCCTCCAGTTGCTTGAATATCGTTTCCGGAAGCTTTCCGAGTATACCGTGCAACGGTTCGGGAAATAACTCCAGCCATTCCATACCGATGCCGCCCCCTCACAGTTGTCCTTTTTCTTTAAGACAAGTCTATGGCCGACTCTCGCTTTTTATGCCGAAAATATATCGAAAACCTAGTCATTGATTTCAAAGCTCCTATCCGCCTTTAACAAACATATTCCCCGCCACCTAAAGCTCCTTCATGGAATCTGCAAAAATCAAAAAAGGCACCCCGAAGCCTTGACGGCTAAGGGATACCCTGGAACAAAAACAATAGATTCACAATAAAAGAGGCTGCCCTTCAGCCCATCACTCGCTGAAAAAACAACCTCTTACCTACCGCTATATTCTATGATTATAAAACTATGAATTTAGGAGGCGCAATATTCCCATTCAATTACCGACGGTCCTGCGGTCCACCTACAAATGCTTGCTCCTCAGTATCCAGATTGTACGCTGTATGCAGCGCCTGAATAACCCCATGGAGTTTGCCAGCCTCGATCACACACGATACCTTGATTTCAGATGTGCTTACCATTTTAATGCTCACGCCTTGTTCTGCCAACACAGCAAACATTTGCGCTGCAACGCCTGGATGGCTGACCATACCTGCACCTACGATGGATACTTTGACGAGGTTTTCTTCAGACGTCACTTCACGGTATGGAAGCTCTGTGCGAATGCCTTCCAACGTCTTCAAAGCTGCTTCGCGATCCGTTAGAGCCACTGTAAAGGAAAAGTCTGCTTTGCCAGCCTCAACACCGCTTTGCACAATAATGTCTACATCAATTTTGGCTCCCGCCAGCGTTCCGAATACTTTCGCCAATACACCAGGAGTATCGACTACGCCCAAAATACTGATTCTTGCTACATTTTTATCATATGCAATCCCACTGACTACTACGCCCTGCTCCATTACTGCATCCTCCTTTACGACCGTTCCTTCATTATGGTTAAAACTGGACCGCACAATCAGCGGTACCCGGTTATGTTTCGCATATTCTACCGCACGCGGATGCAACACTGCCGCACCCAGATTGGCTAATTCCAACATTTCATCATAGGAAATTTCTTTCAGCTTACGGGCAACCTCCACGATCCGTGGATCTGTAGAATATATGCCATCCACATCCGTGTAAATTTCGCAAGCATCCGCCTGGATCGCCGCCGCCAGCGCAACCGCCGTTGTGTCAGAACCACCACGTCCCAGCGTCGTAATATCTCCTTCAGCAGACATCCCCTGGAAACCCGCAACCACGACAATTTTATTACTGCTTAGTGCATCCAGTACCCGCTGAGGTTGGATGTCCGTAATTCTCGCCCGACCGTGCTCGGATTCGGTACGGAAACCAGCCTGCCATCCCGTAAACGATACCGCCTCATGTCCCAACTGCTGAATAGCCATCGACAACAATGCAATCGAAATTTGCTCGCCAGTCGTCATCAGCATATCCAACTCACGTGCAGGCAACTGCTCATTCAGCAATTTGGCCTGGTCGATCAGTTCGTCTGTTGTATCCCCCATCGCAGAAACAACAACTACACATTGATGCCCTTCACTCTGTTTCTCAACAACGCGTTTTGCCACGCGTTTCATGCGCTCCGTATCACCGACGGAACTGCCTCCGAATTTCATGACATACAAAGACAACGATATTCACTCCCTCAGACTCAACAGTATGTAACCTTGAGATGGCACAACCGACTTTGAACGTGACATCCTACGGCATAACTTTAGTACAGTATAATACGAAAGTGCTGTGCGGAGCCAATGTTTTTTAATAACAGTTGTCCATAACAAATAATCCCCTGCCCTTGACAAGGACAGAGGATATAACGAAGCTAGACCATTCTATGCGCGGGAAATGTATTTACCATCGCGTGTATCAATCAGCAGTACATCATCCTGGTTGATAAACAAAGGAACCTGAACATTTAGTCCTGTTTCAACTTTAGCATTTTTGGTAGCACCTGTAGCGGTGTTGCCTTTAATGCCCGGCTCCGTGTCAATAACCTTCAGCTCTACGCTGTTAGGCAGGTTAATCCCGAGAATTTCACCATTATAGCTAATGATGTTTACATTCATGTTTTCTTGCAGGAAGTTAAGTTCCCATTTCAGTTGATCACTGGAAAGATTGAATTGATCGTATGTTTCGTTGTCCATGAATGTATGCTCGTCTGCGCTCGCATAGAGGTAGGACACACCACGGTTTTCAATTTGCGCGCGGCCAATCGTTTCACCCGCACGGAATGTACGTTCAACCGTGTTGCCGTTACGCAGGTTTTTCAGCTTGGAGCGCACGAATGCCGCACCTTTACCTGGTTTTACGTGTTGGAAGTCCAGCACTGTAAAAATATCTCCGTCTACCTCGACGGTCAAGCCTGTTTTGAAATCATTAACGTTAATCACTAAAATACCCCTCCTACAGGACTGTTATCGTTATTAAACGACTGTAAATTCTTTGCTTGAATGTGTTAATACCTTGATGCCGCTATCTGTAATAACGATATCATCCTCGATCCGTACGCCGCCCAATCCAGGTACATAAATACCTGGTTCAACCGTTACAACCATGCCAGGCTCCAAAATATCATCGCTCGCCTTCGACAGACGCGTGGATTCATGGACTTCCAGACCCAAACCATGACCTGTGCTGTGTCCGAAATTGTCTCCATAGCCATGGCTTGCAATAATATCCCGTGTCAGCGCATCCGCTTCTCGGCCCGTCATGCCCGGCTTAATATGTTCCAACGCGTGAAGCTGCGCCTTGAGCACAATATCGTAGATCTCACGTAGCTGCGGCGACAAATCCCCTTGTGTAGCTACTGTACGTGTCAAATCGGAGCAATAGCCATCCAGCAACGCACCGAAATCAAACGTAATCAGTTCGCCCGCTTGTACCAACTTGGAGCTAGCTACACCGTGAGGCAGTGCCGAACGAACCCCGGATGCCACAATCGTGTCAAAGGAGGAAGACGTAGCTCCCTGCTTGCGCATGAAGAATTCCATTTCCAGATCCAGCTCACGCTCGCTGACACCCGGTTTGATGTAAGGCAAAATGTGTGCAAATGTAGCATCTGCCAAATCCGCCGCCCGCTGCATCACTTCCAGTTCTTCCGCATCCTTGTACACCCGTAGCTTTTCTACAATTCCCGATACCGGAATCAATGTAACAGGGGACAAATCTTCACTGTAAGCTTTATGCGTCGCAACAGATACATGATCCTGCTCGAAGCCTGTTTC carries:
- the spoIIIAE gene encoding stage III sporulation protein AE, encoding MKRLEGMPNLKVVAILLLCLWCASAVVMFADTPANEWIRQQAEQMPKDEVEHYWDGLMQQYGGFFPDQKTPSFMDMLLPGGEGFSIKGVLSAIADFFIHEIRVNAKLLVTIVMLSIMSMVLETLQSAFESNQVSKVAYAIVYMVIIILAINSFSVAIGYAKEAIDSMIQFMMAMLPLLFTMLASMGNVVTVSVTHPLIVFMINTVGTVIHTLVFPLLFFSAVLYLVNSLTGKYKLTQLADLLRNAGVGVLGVLLTIFLGVISVQGLTSSVTDGLTIRTAKYITGSFVPVVGKALADATDTVISASLLVKNAIGLVGVIIILFLCAFPALKILTLALIYKVTAAIMQPLGDTPIVECLDAIGKSMIYVFAALAAVGLMSFLAITVMLAAGNMTVMMR
- the spoIIIAD gene encoding stage III sporulation protein AD codes for the protein MEIIQVVGFALIATVLILVIKEQKPMFAFLIATAAGIVIFLLLIGKIGSVVAVLERLARSSGMDMIYFKTVLKIIGIAYIAEFGAQVVRDAGQDGIASKIELTGKVLIMVLAIPIISIIIDTILKLMPA
- the spoIIIAC gene encoding stage III sporulation protein AC: MNLEVNAIFQIAGIGIIIAMIHTVLKQMGKEDMAHWVTVIGFVVVLFMVVRMLDNLLQEIKSIFLFQ
- the spoIIIAB gene encoding stage III sporulation protein SpoIIIAB encodes the protein MLKLLGAALVILAATLAGWQRARQFALRPRQIRELILALQRLTTEVSYGVSPLPDAFAKTGEPLREPLRTLFKQASHWMHPSFGLTARESLHKAIEASWSRSSMQQAEKEAMRQLAYSLGTSDREDQIKHIALTIQQLSHEEAQAQADQVRYERMSRSLGLLIGALIVILIY
- the spoIIIAA gene encoding stage III sporulation protein AA, which produces MEWLELFPEPLHGILGKLPETIFKQLEEIRVREGRPLEINTNGEHHFVTSAGRLTLNHMEAYKPDREDAHRLLDFISNHSLYTMEEELRKGFITIPGGHRIGLAGRTVLSRGRVEHLRDISSFNVRIARAIPGIADRILPYVADRKSGKILHTLILSPPQHGKTTLLRDLARQLSYGGLESNGGRRSGLKVGIIDERSEIAGSHKGIPGFDVGPRTDVLDGCPKAEGMMMMIRSMSPDVLIVDEIGRPEDAEAVREALHAGIAVIASAHGRDVAEMATRPAFAGLTTGQELFQLYVMLERTSRGVSFRLADAKQRRLTLSGEGQNGGISYA
- a CDS encoding aspartate kinase, producing the protein MSLYVMKFGGSSVGDTERMKRVAKRVVEKQSEGHQCVVVVSAMGDTTDELIDQAKLLNEQLPARELDMLMTTGEQISIALLSMAIQQLGHEAVSFTGWQAGFRTESEHGRARITDIQPQRVLDALSSNKIVVVAGFQGMSAEGDITTLGRGGSDTTAVALAAAIQADACEIYTDVDGIYSTDPRIVEVARKLKEISYDEMLELANLGAAVLHPRAVEYAKHNRVPLIVRSSFNHNEGTVVKEDAVMEQGVVVSGIAYDKNVARISILGVVDTPGVLAKVFGTLAGAKIDVDIIVQSGVEAGKADFSFTVALTDREAALKTLEGIRTELPYREVTSEENLVKVSIVGAGMVSHPGVAAQMFAVLAEQGVSIKMVSTSEIKVSCVIEAGKLHGVIQALHTAYNLDTEEQAFVGGPQDRR
- the efp gene encoding elongation factor P, which gives rise to MINVNDFKTGLTVEVDGDIFTVLDFQHVKPGKGAAFVRSKLKNLRNGNTVERTFRAGETIGRAQIENRGVSYLYASADEHTFMDNETYDQFNLSSDQLKWELNFLQENMNVNIISYNGEILGINLPNSVELKVIDTEPGIKGNTATGATKNAKVETGLNVQVPLFINQDDVLLIDTRDGKYISRA
- a CDS encoding Xaa-Pro peptidase family protein yields the protein MKNDRVLKLRQALGEHDLRAILITSPVNRRYLTGFTGSSGYVLITESHSYLLTDFRYMTQAAEQAAGFTVVQHAAQVMETVKELLSSHQIGETGFEQDHVSVATHKAYSEDLSPVTLIPVSGIVEKLRVYKDAEELEVMQRAADLADATFAHILPYIKPGVSERELDLEMEFFMRKQGATSSSFDTIVASGVRSALPHGVASSKLVQAGELITFDFGALLDGYCSDLTRTVATQGDLSPQLREIYDIVLKAQLHALEHIKPGMTGREADALTRDIIASHGYGDNFGHSTGHGLGLEVHESTRLSKASDDILEPGMVVTVEPGIYVPGLGGVRIEDDIVITDSGIKVLTHSSKEFTVV